ATGAAAAAATTTTTACCGTGTTGCCGCGTTTGCAATCCGATTGGGGCGTGTTGAGTTCGGGCTTTATGAATGAAATGCGCACACGTTTGCATGAAACAGAGGAGCAGGGCTTTTTGAGTTGGAATTTGTATACGCTGGCAACGTGGTATGAACGCTGGTTTAAGTAGTGTCGCTGACTCGCTTAAAATTGTATCATTACCGAACTGCCGAGAGTAGCAATTTGCCAGATGCCAGCCAGCCTAGCGTGATCTTCATCACGAATATTCCTGCGCCTTATCGCGTAGCAATGTTGAATCGCGCATATGTGGCACTGAAAGCTCATGGCCTTTCACTGAAGGTTTTGTTTGCTGCCGCCAGCTATAAACGACGGTCATACTGGCAAGGTGTTATCAGTGACATCACCTTTCCTTTTCGGTTTTTGAATGATTTGAATCTCCAGATTGGCTCTGAGAAGTTGTTCAGTTTTGGTTGGTCACTACCAAAAATTTTGCGTGAAGAAAACCCGGCCATAGTTGTGTCAGCCGGTTTTTCTTTGCCGTCCATGTTTGCATGTCACTATGCCAGTGGGCGCAATATACCGTTTCTAATTTATTCTGGAGAAACTAGCCGCCAGGCCCAGCGACGGCGAGCAGAATGGCTACGTAAACCAGTACGCAAATATCTACTTGCACAGAGCGCACTGTGTATTGCATACGGATCAGAGGCTCGAAACTTTTTGGCACAGAATGGCGTTGCGAAAGAAAACATTCATATTGCGATAAATTCTATCGACACGGAGAATTTCAGTGAACTGCTGAAGAAGGCGCCGCCTCGCGTGGAAAGAGATGGATTTGCTAAACCGCGCGTATTATTTGTGGGTAACCTCCAGAGATTCAAGGGCATCGAATTCGCCTTGCATGCACTTCAGCTTCTACAATCGAGCTCGAAACTTCAGATTCAATTTGACATCGTTGGGGGCGGGCCTGATAGAGAGCGGCTGGAGAGGTTGACGCGCGAGTTGTCGCTAACGCATGTTACATTCTGGGGGCCTCAACCCAATTATGAAGTTGCGCGCTTTTTCAAAAAATGCGATTTTTTCGTGTTTCCTTCCTTGTACGACATTTATGGCCTTGTCCTAGTAGAAGCTGCAGCCGCAGGCCTGCCGATCATCGCTTCAAAATTTGCCGGCGGCACGATTGATGTGGTGCAGGACGGGCAGAACGGTTTTGTGGTGGACCCCACCGACATTCCGGCGTTGGCTCAATGTATTCGAGAGCTTTGTTTGAACCCTGGCATACGCGAAGAAATGGGCCGGCAGTCGCTGCGGATTGTTGCCGAGTCCGTCAATATTCAAAAGAATGCGCAAGGTTTCGTGCAGGCGATTTTGGGTTGCCTGCCGGGAGATGGGTAACGCAGGCCTCTGCGCCAGCGACCAACGCTTTGGCGTCTAGCCCAAAACCTGGCAGTATTGAAAGTGAATGTCCGATTAAAGGACTCGGGCATGACAGCACAAAGGTTTTGGGGGTAAGCCCTGAATCGAATGTCACGAGGGCATACGCATCAAACTAATCTTGGTGCTGATGTGAAACACAAGCCCCGAAGGGGCAAGATGGATTAGCCCAGGGCACCGCCCTGGGAAAAGAAAGTTCTCCGTTCCTATCGCCCTGAAAGGGCAAAATAAAGTAGCGTCAATGACAGCCCCGCTCAAAATTTCGCGCCGTTGGCGCTCCGAGTTTGGATTGAATTTTATCTTGGGGCGTTGCCCCAAGCTTTTATGTGCCGCCCCTTTGGGGCTTTTGCTCTCTCCAAAATCTTAGCCTGCCACCTATGCTCCGAAGAAGCAAAATGGTTTAGCTCAGGGAATTATCGTGGTGTCAAGTTTAGATGTTATCCAAGAATGACGAAGTCTCCCAAGCCCCACATTCTCATTTACGCGCCAACGCCGCCGCCTTATGCTGGACCGGAAGTGGCCACCGGACTTTTGCTCGAAGCAATCTCCGGCGAAAAAATCCGGGTGACGCATGTGCGCAGCAATATTCGCGCGGAAAACGGCAAGAAAGGGGTATTCGACCTCGAGGGCATCATCGGTTTTCTCAAGGTTTATTGGGATTTCTTGCATGCGCTGCGCCGCACCCGGCCGGATAAAGTTTACTTTTTGCTCTCTTCCGGCAAAGTGGGATTGTTGCGCGACACGGTTATCATTTTCACCGCGAAACTTCTGGGCAAGCGCGCCATCGCGCATTATCGCGGCGGCAGCTTTCGCAGCTTGTATGAGCAATACGGCAAACTTTTTTGCTGGCTGATCCGCCATGCGTTAAAGCACGTTGATGCCGTGATCGTGCAGGCAGAAATTCTAAAAAGTCTTTTTGCGGGATTGGTTCCCCGGGAGCGCTTGCACGTGCTGTACAATGGTTTGCCGTTAAACGGTTATTACAGTCCGCATGCGTCTGCACAAAAGCCATTTACACTTTTGTTCATGGGGCATGTGGCTTTCTCCAAGGGTTTCTACGAGTTGGTGCTGGCGTATCAGCAATTGCGCCAACGCCACCCGGTGCGGTTGCTGTTTGCCGGCGAGAAACGCTTTGCCGGAGATCGCCGCAAAGCCATTAGTGCATTCTTGTCCGGCCCGGCGCGAACATTTTTTGACGAAAACTCGGAACGCATCGAACGCGTTATCTCGGATTTTGTCGAACAGGCTGGAGATCACGACGCCGAATATTTGGGCGTGGTCTCGGGTGAGGCAAAAACGCGGGCGTTTGCCGAGGCCGATGTGTTTGTTTTGCCTTCGTACACCGAGGGTTTTTCCATGTCGGTGTTGGAAGCCATGGCTCATGGCCTTCCGGTGGTCGTGACGCCGGTGGGCGCGCTGCCCGAAGTAGTCGTCGAAGGCACGAACGGCATTTTCGTGCAACCGGGGAATAGCGATGATTTGGCGGAAAAACTCGATATGCTCGTTCGCGATCGTACCAAAGCGCGGGCGA
This portion of the Cytophagia bacterium CHB2 genome encodes:
- a CDS encoding glycosyltransferase family 4 protein — translated: MPDASQPSVIFITNIPAPYRVAMLNRAYVALKAHGLSLKVLFAAASYKRRSYWQGVISDITFPFRFLNDLNLQIGSEKLFSFGWSLPKILREENPAIVVSAGFSLPSMFACHYASGRNIPFLIYSGETSRQAQRRRAEWLRKPVRKYLLAQSALCIAYGSEARNFLAQNGVAKENIHIAINSIDTENFSELLKKAPPRVERDGFAKPRVLFVGNLQRFKGIEFALHALQLLQSSSKLQIQFDIVGGGPDRERLERLTRELSLTHVTFWGPQPNYEVARFFKKCDFFVFPSLYDIYGLVLVEAAAAGLPIIASKFAGGTIDVVQDGQNGFVVDPTDIPALAQCIRELCLNPGIREEMGRQSLRIVAESVNIQKNAQGFVQAILGCLPGDG
- a CDS encoding glycosyltransferase family 4 protein; protein product: MCRPFGAFALSKILACHLCSEEAKWFSSGNYRGVKFRCYPRMTKSPKPHILIYAPTPPPYAGPEVATGLLLEAISGEKIRVTHVRSNIRAENGKKGVFDLEGIIGFLKVYWDFLHALRRTRPDKVYFLLSSGKVGLLRDTVIIFTAKLLGKRAIAHYRGGSFRSLYEQYGKLFCWLIRHALKHVDAVIVQAEILKSLFAGLVPRERLHVLYNGLPLNGYYSPHASAQKPFTLLFMGHVAFSKGFYELVLAYQQLRQRHPVRLLFAGEKRFAGDRRKAISAFLSGPARTFFDENSERIERVISDFVEQAGDHDAEYLGVVSGEAKTRAFAEADVFVLPSYTEGFSMSVLEAMAHGLPVVVTPVGALPEVVVEGTNGIFVQPGNSDDLAEKLDMLVRDRTKARAMGAYNAKYAAERFDITCVARQFEEILWRV